In Cloacibacterium caeni, a single window of DNA contains:
- a CDS encoding penicillin-binding transpeptidase domain-containing protein, with product MAINSNEYDIKRGKALKWGYLFAGVAFIVFIMFLARILFLQNTNVEEFEDNYISKNYREATLKAARGNLFASDGSILATTVMRYDAYIDFKTIKDSVYDNNIGALTDSLSQMFGKPRVHYRKIFDEQKKKKNQYFSLVRGLDFDQYDRIKKFPIFSKKDKKTGKFKKNRCLIIDRKFRRELATAQIGAGTIGMDNEIGKSGLEGAFSKYLTGTDGKRLEQRINSSQWKPIDYWKVQDPIDGQDVYTTIDLRIQDIAHSALEKQLLHFEADHGSVLVMETATGKVRAMVNLRRNEEGNYIDAYNYALKDATEPGSTFKTVSLLAAMDDGFIDENTKINIGGISWTYFSQKITDSHAGGTYDISDILAQSSNIGAAKIITQHYADKPDVFLKHLKRWKLFEKLEIELPGVTKPSIVTPENKRWNKATLASLGYGYSVSLNLLQLTTFYNGIANKGKMVKPLFIEKIMKDGKTSYEAEPQVLVDKMASTEAINLMTAMLTKAVEKGTAKSIFTPNIKLAGKTGTARFEYWKPGPTKYQASFAGFFPADNPKYTCIVMVNQPKTSKGYYGSVVSAPVFKEIAGKVFLKTPLNVEKELLVDKKVNLNKMLEPNVKVNVKNGVLPNLKGLMGKNIIPQLENQGYRVDYKGVGKIKNQFPMAGTVINKNQRIYLELQN from the coding sequence ATGGCGATAAATAGTAATGAATATGACATCAAACGCGGAAAAGCGTTAAAATGGGGTTACCTTTTTGCAGGGGTAGCTTTCATCGTATTTATTATGTTTTTGGCGAGAATTCTTTTTCTACAAAATACCAATGTAGAAGAATTTGAAGACAATTATATCAGTAAAAATTACAGAGAAGCCACTTTAAAAGCTGCTCGTGGAAACCTTTTTGCATCAGATGGTTCTATTTTAGCAACTACCGTAATGAGATACGATGCGTATATCGATTTTAAGACCATCAAAGATTCTGTTTACGACAATAATATTGGCGCATTGACTGATTCATTAAGCCAAATGTTTGGAAAACCAAGGGTTCATTACCGAAAAATATTTGACGAACAAAAAAAGAAGAAAAATCAATATTTTTCATTGGTTAGAGGTTTAGATTTTGACCAATATGACAGAATTAAAAAATTCCCAATTTTCAGTAAAAAAGATAAAAAAACAGGGAAATTTAAGAAAAATAGATGTCTCATTATCGATAGAAAATTCCGAAGAGAACTGGCAACTGCTCAAATTGGTGCTGGAACCATAGGAATGGATAACGAGATTGGAAAATCTGGATTGGAAGGCGCTTTTTCTAAATATCTTACCGGAACAGATGGCAAAAGATTAGAGCAAAGAATCAATTCATCTCAGTGGAAACCAATTGATTACTGGAAAGTTCAAGACCCAATTGACGGTCAAGATGTTTACACCACAATAGATTTAAGAATTCAAGATATTGCTCATTCTGCTTTAGAAAAACAACTGCTACATTTCGAAGCAGATCATGGTTCTGTTCTCGTGATGGAAACCGCTACGGGAAAAGTAAGAGCTATGGTAAACCTTAGAAGAAATGAAGAAGGAAATTATATAGATGCTTACAATTATGCACTGAAAGATGCTACAGAACCAGGTTCTACATTTAAGACGGTTTCGCTTTTAGCGGCAATGGACGATGGTTTCATAGATGAAAATACCAAAATCAATATTGGTGGAATTTCTTGGACTTATTTCAGCCAAAAAATTACAGATTCTCACGCAGGTGGAACCTATGACATCAGTGATATTTTAGCACAATCAAGTAACATTGGTGCGGCAAAAATCATCACACAGCATTATGCAGATAAACCAGATGTTTTCTTAAAGCATCTAAAAAGATGGAAACTTTTTGAAAAATTAGAAATCGAACTTCCTGGTGTTACCAAACCTTCAATTGTAACGCCAGAAAATAAAAGATGGAATAAAGCTACATTGGCTTCTCTAGGATATGGTTATAGTGTGAGCCTCAATTTATTACAGCTCACTACATTCTATAACGGAATTGCCAACAAAGGAAAAATGGTGAAGCCACTTTTCATAGAAAAAATCATGAAAGATGGTAAAACTTCATACGAAGCGGAACCGCAAGTTTTGGTGGACAAAATGGCTTCAACTGAGGCGATTAATCTAATGACTGCGATGCTTACAAAAGCGGTAGAAAAAGGAACCGCAAAAAGTATTTTTACGCCAAACATCAAATTGGCAGGAAAAACAGGAACCGCAAGGTTTGAATATTGGAAACCAGGACCAACAAAATATCAGGCAAGTTTTGCAGGATTTTTCCCAGCAGATAATCCTAAATACACTTGTATTGTGATGGTTAACCAACCAAAAACATCAAAAGGATATTATGGTTCAGTAGTTTCGGCGCCAGTTTTTAAAGAAATTGCAGGAAAAGTGTTCCTTAAAACACCACTTAATGTAGAAAAAGAGCTTTTAGTTGATAAAAAGGTGAACCTTAATAAAATGCTAGAACCCAATGTAAAGGTAAACGTGAAAAACGGAGTTCTACCAAATCTAAAAGGTTTAATGGGCAAAAACATTATTCCACAATTAGAAAACCAAGGTTACCGAGTTGATTATAAAGGTGTTGGAAAAATAAAAAATCAGTTCCCAATGGCTGGAACTGTCATTAATAAAAACCAAAGAATTTATTTGGAATTACAGAATTAA
- a CDS encoding alpha/beta fold hydrolase, giving the protein MIFNTKKEKKYTFIESGEGHPMVLLHGLMGGLSNFDKMITYFSERGYKVYVPQLPIYDLPVLNTNLTSIAKYVARFIKDKIGQPVTLVGNSMGGHIGLILTLANPELVHSLVLTGSSGLYEKSFGETFPRRGDRDYIKKKTEEVFFDPKVATDELVDEVFAVVNDRMKGIKTVLLAKSAIKHNMLHDLPKIKQPTCIIWGKQDGVTPPDVAEEMDRQIPNSDLFWLDECGHAAMMEKPEEFNEILYNWLKDKI; this is encoded by the coding sequence ATGATTTTTAATACCAAAAAGGAGAAGAAATATACATTTATAGAAAGCGGAGAAGGTCATCCTATGGTACTTCTACACGGATTGATGGGAGGCTTAAGTAATTTTGATAAAATGATTACTTATTTCTCAGAAAGAGGCTATAAAGTTTATGTTCCGCAACTTCCTATTTATGATTTGCCAGTGCTGAATACTAATCTTACCAGCATCGCAAAATATGTAGCAAGATTTATAAAAGATAAAATAGGACAACCTGTTACTTTAGTGGGGAATTCTATGGGTGGTCATATTGGCCTTATTCTTACATTAGCTAATCCAGAGTTAGTGCATTCTTTAGTTTTAACAGGAAGTTCTGGTTTGTACGAAAAAAGTTTTGGAGAAACTTTCCCAAGAAGAGGAGATAGAGACTATATCAAAAAGAAAACAGAAGAAGTTTTCTTTGATCCGAAAGTAGCTACAGATGAATTAGTAGACGAGGTTTTCGCGGTGGTAAATGATAGAATGAAAGGCATTAAAACAGTGCTTTTAGCGAAAAGTGCCATCAAACATAATATGTTGCATGATTTGCCAAAAATAAAACAACCAACTTGTATTATTTGGGGAAAACAAGACGGAGTGACTCCACCAGATGTAGCAGAAGAAATGGATAGACAAATTCCTAATTCAGATTTGTTCTGGTTAGATGAATGCGGTCATGCTGCGATGATGGAAAAACCAGAAGAATTTAATGAAATTCTTTACAACTGGTTAAAAGATAAAATTTAG
- the msrA gene encoding peptide-methionine (S)-S-oxide reductase MsrA, whose amino-acid sequence MKKFFLFLMSFLLVSCNGQENKVSKKKNLKMENKNLEYATFGGGCFWCVEACFDMLKGVESVTSGYSGGHKENPTYEEVCTGETGHAEVVQIAFDPKVISFSQLLESFWFLHNPTTLNRQGEDVGTQYRSVIFYHSEKQKEESKISLENSEKSGKWNGKYVTEIVPFEKFWSAEKYHQNYFEINPNQPYCSAVVGPKVAKFKKHFGELGLLK is encoded by the coding sequence ATGAAGAAGTTTTTTTTATTTTTGATGAGTTTTTTACTCGTTTCTTGTAACGGACAAGAAAATAAAGTTTCAAAGAAAAAAAATCTTAAAATGGAAAACAAAAATCTAGAATATGCTACGTTTGGTGGCGGTTGTTTTTGGTGTGTAGAAGCATGTTTTGACATGTTAAAAGGTGTAGAATCTGTAACATCTGGCTATTCTGGTGGTCATAAAGAAAACCCTACTTACGAAGAAGTTTGTACAGGTGAAACGGGTCATGCAGAAGTGGTACAAATTGCCTTTGACCCGAAAGTAATTTCTTTTTCTCAGTTGTTAGAATCTTTTTGGTTCTTGCATAATCCTACTACACTTAATAGACAAGGAGAAGATGTAGGAACACAATATCGTTCTGTAATTTTTTATCACTCTGAAAAACAAAAAGAAGAATCAAAAATTTCTTTAGAAAATTCAGAAAAATCAGGAAAATGGAACGGAAAATATGTCACCGAAATTGTTCCTTTTGAAAAATTCTGGAGCGCAGAGAAATATCACCAAAATTATTTTGAAATCAATCCTAATCAGCCTTATTGCAGCGCTGTAGTAGGTCCAAAAGTAGCCAAATTCAAAAAACATTTCGGCGAATTAGGGTTACTGAAATAA
- a CDS encoding FtsL-like putative cell division protein, with product MAKRVTYNKKPKKLTFMDIMKGNFLNRDEVKVHYKYFLLIFSLMMIMIYSNHLVNKKIETVNQLKEQAEEYKSRNAYAQSRLIKVRMESELSKEMEGDSLMSLENHPHKLLIKVDSLENGDK from the coding sequence GTGGCAAAAAGAGTAACATATAATAAAAAACCGAAGAAACTTACTTTCATGGACATCATGAAGGGAAATTTCTTAAACCGTGATGAAGTTAAAGTTCATTACAAATATTTTTTACTCATTTTTTCCTTAATGATGATTATGATTTACAGCAATCACTTGGTCAACAAAAAAATAGAAACCGTAAACCAACTTAAAGAACAAGCAGAAGAATATAAATCTAGAAATGCTTATGCACAAAGCAGATTGATTAAAGTAAGAATGGAAAGTGAACTAAGCAAAGAAATGGAAGGAGATTCTTTGATGTCTTTAGAAAATCATCCACATAAACTTTTAATAAAAGTAGACAGTTTAGAAAATGGCGATAAATAG
- a CDS encoding GNAT family N-acetyltransferase produces MKDIIWKIKSFEELSIHELYEILKVRQEVFVVEQTCYYLDADGYDQKALHLFAEKEGKVVAYCRIFPEGVKYPETSIGRVLTHPDFRNLKLGKTLIQFALETIETRFSTTECRISAQDYLIKFYSDFGFQDTGKKYLEDDIPHTEMVRM; encoded by the coding sequence ATGAAAGACATTATCTGGAAAATAAAATCATTCGAAGAGTTATCTATTCATGAATTGTATGAGATTTTGAAAGTGAGACAAGAGGTTTTTGTAGTAGAGCAAACTTGTTATTACTTAGATGCAGATGGGTATGACCAGAAAGCGCTTCATCTTTTTGCAGAAAAAGAAGGGAAAGTAGTAGCATATTGCAGAATTTTTCCTGAAGGTGTAAAATATCCAGAAACTTCCATCGGAAGAGTTCTTACTCATCCTGATTTTAGAAATTTAAAATTAGGAAAAACTCTTATCCAATTTGCTTTAGAAACGATAGAAACCAGATTTAGCACCACTGAATGTAGAATTTCTGCACAAGATTATCTCATTAAATTTTATAGTGATTTTGGGTTTCAAGACACTGGGAAAAAATATTTGGAAGATGATATTCCACATACAGAAATGGTGAGAATGTAA
- the mraZ gene encoding division/cell wall cluster transcriptional repressor MraZ encodes MIHFYETYECKIDDKGRIKLPSSLVKLLQSSEDKNFVIKRAVFQNCLEVYPMQPWEKLMKKINGLNRFVKKNADFIRMFTAGVKNVELDSSERILIPKDLKQFANLHKEIVISGAGELFEIWDKEAYEKVIATNEVDFGILTEEVMGDINFDEE; translated from the coding sequence ATGATTCATTTCTACGAAACATATGAATGCAAGATTGATGACAAAGGCAGAATAAAGCTTCCTTCGTCATTAGTAAAACTATTGCAAAGTTCTGAGGATAAGAACTTTGTAATTAAACGTGCTGTGTTTCAGAATTGCTTAGAAGTTTACCCGATGCAGCCTTGGGAAAAACTGATGAAAAAGATAAACGGACTGAACCGTTTCGTGAAAAAGAATGCAGATTTCATCAGAATGTTTACCGCCGGTGTAAAAAACGTAGAGCTGGATTCTTCTGAGAGAATTCTTATTCCAAAAGATTTAAAACAATTTGCCAATCTTCATAAAGAAATAGTGATTTCTGGAGCAGGTGAACTGTTTGAAATTTGGGACAAAGAAGCGTATGAAAAAGTAATTGCTACCAACGAAGTTGATTTCGGGATACTAACCGAAGAAGTGATGGGCGACATCAATTTTGACGAAGAATAA
- a CDS encoding DUF3575 domain-containing protein — MKKLTTIFALAICALAFSQSQKNEIKLNLLNSIIGAPEITYERLLQNNQSVGISAAVSLDSKENLYFNYGFAPYYRIYFGKKENAGFFVEANTSLTNYHYENYDNNNYQILGWKNETNFGFGAAIGFKLLTSNNLVGEVFGGLGRRFCVKNTDDAFPRIGISIGKRF, encoded by the coding sequence ATGAAAAAACTAACAACTATTTTTGCGCTCGCTATATGCGCTCTTGCGTTCTCTCAATCACAAAAAAATGAAATCAAACTCAATCTTTTAAACTCTATTATTGGTGCTCCTGAAATTACGTACGAAAGATTACTTCAAAACAATCAATCAGTAGGTATTTCTGCAGCAGTTTCTCTTGATTCTAAGGAAAACCTTTATTTCAATTATGGTTTTGCACCTTATTACAGAATTTATTTTGGCAAAAAAGAAAATGCAGGGTTCTTTGTAGAAGCCAATACTTCTCTTACCAATTATCATTACGAGAATTATGATAACAATAATTACCAAATACTTGGTTGGAAAAACGAAACCAATTTTGGTTTTGGAGCAGCCATTGGTTTTAAATTATTGACCAGCAATAATTTAGTTGGCGAAGTTTTTGGCGGTTTAGGAAGAAGATTTTGTGTAAAAAATACAGATGATGCCTTCCCAAGAATTGGCATCTCTATTGGTAAAAGATTTTAA
- the yihA gene encoding ribosome biogenesis GTP-binding protein YihA/YsxC produces MIVKTVNFVKSSGKWQECPEPTIPEYAFIGRSNVGKSSLINAIMNHKDLAKTSQTPGKTQLINHFLVNENWYLTDLPGYGYAKVSKSLRKDFEKLITNYILNRKNLVNLFVLVDIRHTPQKIDLEFMEWCGENGVPFSIVFTKQDKLKPGAADRNVEVYKTKLLETWEDLPDIYITSAEKKMGGDEILKFIEKTNAYLVKNKVKFS; encoded by the coding sequence ATGATAGTAAAGACTGTAAACTTTGTAAAATCTAGTGGGAAATGGCAAGAATGCCCAGAACCTACGATTCCTGAATATGCTTTTATCGGGAGAAGTAACGTGGGGAAATCTTCGTTAATCAATGCCATTATGAATCATAAAGATTTGGCAAAAACTTCGCAAACTCCTGGTAAAACACAATTGATTAATCATTTTTTGGTGAATGAAAATTGGTATCTCACTGATTTACCTGGCTATGGTTATGCTAAGGTTTCTAAAAGTTTGAGAAAAGATTTTGAAAAACTCATCACCAATTATATTCTGAATAGAAAAAATTTGGTAAACCTTTTTGTTTTAGTTGATATAAGACATACTCCTCAAAAAATAGATTTAGAATTTATGGAATGGTGCGGAGAAAATGGAGTGCCGTTTTCTATCGTTTTTACCAAGCAAGATAAGTTAAAACCAGGAGCTGCAGACAGAAATGTAGAAGTATATAAAACCAAACTTCTAGAAACTTGGGAAGATTTACCAGATATTTATATTACTTCAGCCGAAAAGAAAATGGGTGGTGATGAAATTCTGAAATTTATTGAAAAAACCAATGCTTATCTGGTTAAAAATAAAGTGAAGTTCTCCTAA
- the rsmH gene encoding 16S rRNA (cytosine(1402)-N(4))-methyltransferase RsmH — translation MYHNPVLLKESIDALITNPDGVYVDVTFGGGGHSREILKRLSSKGKLYSFDQDLDALNNSIDDERFTLINQNFRFLENSLLMYGVTEVDGILGDLGVSSHQFDAAERGFSTRSDAPLDMRMNVMQHLDARKVVNEYEEEHLADIFYYYGEIREARKLAREIVHARKSKEIVTTEDLKKVFSYIPQFKQNKFFAQLFQAIRIEVNQELEVLKEMLLQSYKILKKEGRLVVISYHSLEDRLVKRFLKNGMFEGEPQRDIYGNYAKAFELLKNKAIIPTEEEIEENSRARSAKMRIGIKI, via the coding sequence ATGTATCACAATCCTGTATTATTAAAGGAAAGTATAGACGCTCTCATCACTAATCCTGATGGAGTTTACGTAGATGTAACTTTCGGTGGAGGTGGCCATTCTCGTGAAATACTAAAAAGACTTTCCAGCAAAGGAAAGCTATACAGTTTTGACCAAGATTTAGACGCGCTTAACAATTCAATTGATGATGAAAGATTTACATTAATCAATCAGAATTTTAGATTTTTAGAAAATTCTCTTTTGATGTACGGCGTAACTGAAGTAGACGGAATTTTAGGAGATTTAGGCGTTTCTTCTCATCAGTTTGATGCTGCAGAACGTGGTTTTTCTACCAGAAGTGATGCACCTCTAGACATGAGAATGAACGTGATGCAACATCTGGACGCGAGAAAAGTAGTAAATGAATATGAAGAAGAACATTTGGCCGATATTTTCTACTACTATGGCGAGATAAGAGAAGCCAGAAAACTGGCTAGAGAAATTGTTCATGCTAGGAAATCAAAGGAAATTGTAACCACCGAAGATTTGAAAAAAGTCTTTAGTTATATTCCTCAATTTAAGCAAAATAAATTTTTTGCACAGTTATTCCAAGCAATTAGAATAGAGGTAAACCAGGAGCTAGAAGTTTTAAAAGAAATGCTGCTACAGTCTTATAAAATCTTGAAAAAAGAAGGAAGATTAGTGGTGATTTCTTATCATTCTTTAGAAGACAGATTGGTAAAACGTTTCCTAAAAAATGGAATGTTCGAAGGAGAACCACAACGAGATATTTATGGAAATTATGCTAAAGCTTTTGAATTGTTAAAAAACAAAGCCATCATTCCAACAGAAGAAGAAATAGAAGAAAATTCTAGAGCAAGAAGCGCAAAAATGCGTATAGGAATAAAAATATAA
- a CDS encoding UDP-N-acetylmuramoyl-L-alanyl-D-glutamate--2,6-diaminopimelate ligase — MILSELLHKIPVLETFGNLSSEVSEIVFDSRKVTEGSLYVAVKGTVSDGHSYISSAIEKGAKTIVCEVLPEKLIDGINYIQVKNSSKTLGKLAANFYGNPSENLKLIGITGTNGKTTVSTLLFDIFKNLGYQSALISTVEYRIGDEIIPSTHTTPDVIRLNQMLAKAVESGCEYAFMEVSSHGIHQDRIEGLHFTVAGFTNLTHDHLDYHKTFEEYLKTKKRFFDELPETAVAITNADDKNGDVMLQNTKAKKKDYALKTLADYHGKILEVDFNGMLLNFNGKEFWTTLTGKFNVYNLLLAFAIAVELGFNEEEVLQAISTLKRVNGRFETIKSDGGIFFIVDYAHTPDALENVLDSINEIRTKNERLITVFGCGGDRDHAKRPEMGKIATRKSTLAIITTDNPRTENPQDIIKEIEAGVEPQNFSKYTSIPDRREAIKMAIKFAEPKDIVLVAGKGHETYQEINGVRHHFDDKETIIELYKLMSK, encoded by the coding sequence ATGATTTTATCAGAATTATTACATAAAATTCCCGTTTTAGAAACTTTTGGAAATCTAAGTTCGGAAGTTTCAGAAATTGTATTCGATAGCAGAAAAGTTACCGAAGGTTCGCTTTATGTTGCTGTAAAAGGGACAGTTTCAGACGGACATTCTTATATTTCTTCGGCAATCGAAAAGGGAGCGAAAACCATTGTTTGCGAAGTTTTACCAGAAAAATTAATCGATGGAATTAACTATATTCAAGTTAAAAATTCATCTAAAACTTTAGGCAAACTCGCTGCTAACTTTTATGGAAATCCTTCTGAAAATCTGAAATTAATCGGGATTACTGGAACCAACGGAAAAACCACCGTTTCTACTCTACTTTTTGATATTTTCAAAAATTTAGGTTATCAAAGTGCGCTGATTTCTACCGTAGAATACAGAATTGGTGATGAAATTATTCCTTCAACTCACACCACTCCAGATGTAATCCGATTGAACCAAATGTTGGCAAAAGCTGTAGAAAGCGGTTGCGAATATGCTTTTATGGAAGTTTCTTCTCACGGAATTCACCAAGACAGAATTGAAGGTTTACACTTTACTGTGGCTGGTTTCACCAATCTTACGCATGATCATCTTGATTATCATAAAACGTTTGAAGAATATCTGAAAACCAAAAAAAGATTCTTTGACGAATTACCAGAAACCGCGGTAGCTATAACGAATGCTGATGATAAAAATGGCGATGTAATGCTACAAAACACCAAAGCGAAAAAGAAAGATTACGCTTTGAAAACTTTGGCAGATTATCACGGAAAAATTTTAGAAGTTGATTTCAACGGAATGCTTCTAAATTTCAACGGAAAAGAATTTTGGACGACTTTAACTGGGAAATTCAATGTTTATAATTTGCTTTTGGCTTTTGCAATTGCGGTAGAATTAGGATTTAATGAAGAAGAAGTTTTACAAGCGATTTCAACTCTAAAAAGAGTGAATGGCAGATTTGAAACCATAAAATCTGATGGCGGAATTTTCTTCATTGTAGATTATGCTCACACTCCAGATGCTTTGGAAAATGTTTTAGATTCCATCAACGAAATCAGAACCAAAAACGAAAGATTAATTACCGTTTTCGGTTGTGGCGGAGATAGAGACCATGCAAAAAGACCAGAAATGGGGAAAATTGCAACCAGAAAATCTACTTTGGCCATCATTACCACAGACAATCCGAGAACTGAAAATCCTCAAGATATTATCAAAGAAATTGAAGCAGGTGTAGAACCGCAGAATTTCAGCAAATACACTTCTATTCCAGACAGAAGAGAAGCGATAAAGATGGCAATAAAATTCGCTGAGCCAAAAGATATTGTTCTCGTTGCAGGAAAAGGTCACGAAACGTATCAGGAAATCAATGGAGTGAGACATCATTTTGATGATAAAGAAACGATTATAGAACTATATAAATTGATGTCGAAGTAA
- a CDS encoding DUF3267 domain-containing protein encodes MNFENYTQEKQTIDLVKANFVAIKYFLFFSFIFLLPFYLIWGIDYFHIIKSESFLIRLFLSVFIPVFGIVIHELIHGIFFAKYASKGFKSVKFGVLLKMLTPYCHCKEPLKIKHYIIALLAPLVILGIFPAIVGILIGNFGLTIFGIFFSGAAAGDLMIYNLIKKENPEDYVQDHPSEAGYYIFRKK; translated from the coding sequence ATGAATTTTGAAAATTACACACAAGAAAAGCAAACGATAGATTTAGTTAAGGCAAATTTTGTAGCAATCAAATACTTTTTATTTTTTTCATTTATTTTCTTGTTGCCATTTTATTTAATTTGGGGGATTGATTATTTTCATATTATAAAATCTGAAAGTTTTTTAATCAGATTGTTTCTCTCTGTATTTATTCCAGTTTTCGGGATTGTTATTCATGAATTAATCCATGGAATTTTCTTTGCAAAATATGCTTCTAAAGGTTTTAAATCTGTAAAATTTGGTGTTCTTTTGAAAATGCTAACACCTTATTGTCATTGTAAAGAACCTTTAAAAATTAAACATTACATTATAGCATTACTTGCACCATTAGTAATTTTAGGAATTTTTCCTGCGATTGTAGGAATTTTAATAGGAAATTTTGGTTTAACTATTTTTGGAATTTTCTTTAGTGGAGCAGCTGCTGGTGATTTAATGATATATAATCTCATCAAAAAAGAAAATCCTGAAGATTATGTTCAAGATCATCCTTCTGAAGCGGGTTATTATATTTTCAGAAAAAAATAA